CGACTTCACCAATACACTGCGCAGCCTGTCGCGCCCCTACACCTTCTCTAACAATCCGCCCCCTGCCGTCATCGCCGGTGCGCTGGCCGCTTTGGACATACTGCAGGAGGACACAACTGCCCTGCATACCCTGCGCGTTCGCACCCGACAGCTACGCGAAGGAGTCGCGCGGCTCGGGCTTTCCACCTATGCCGGGGAGCATCCCGTCGTGCCTGTGATCACCGGAGACGAAAAGCGCACTCAAAGCCTCGCGCAAAAGCTCCGCGACGAAGGCGTCTTCACGACACCCATAACCTTCCCCGTGGTACCCGCTGGTGAAGCGAGGCTGCGACTGCAGGTCACAGCCACTCACTCCCAGACCGCCATCGACCAAGTGATCACTGCTCTGGAGCGCCACCCGGTTCCGCAGACTCTCGCGTGATTCGGTGGGTCCGCGGTGACGCCTTCACCATGCAGGCGATGCTGTCACAGACTGCGGAGCCATCGGTCCCCAGCTGCCTGACGGGCTCGGCGTTGCAAGCGGCAGTGGCGCAGCAAAGTGGGCATGGAACGGTTGATGTGCGGTCGCTTCTTCGACGTGCTGAGGTTCCGCACGGGTTGCTGATCTCCTCGGATAGTTGTCGGGGGTGGTGACGTGTTGTGATCCCTGCGGTAGCCGGTGGTATGCGGTACGCGCAGGGCGGCGGGCTGACCGCGGAGCGGCGGCGGTTTCGGGAGCGGATCCGGTACGACGTGGGTGAGCGGTCCGCTCGCGGCGAGAAGAACGCGGTGATCGCGAAGGATCTGCGGGTCAGTGAGCGGTCGGTGGAGCGGTGGCGCCGGTCCTGGCGCGAGGGAGGACGGCAGGCACTGAGTCCTACGGGACCGGCCAAGCGGCCCAAGGTCGACGACCGTGACTTCGTCATACTCGAACCACTGCTGCGGTGCGGCGCGAGAGCTCAGGGTTGGCCGGATGAGCGGTGGACGCTCTCGCGGATGCGGCTGCTGATCGCAGACCAGCTGGGCGTGTTGTTGTCGGTCCGCGGGGTGTGGGAGTTGCTGCGGCGGCACGGCTGGTCATGTCAGCGGCCTGCGCGTCGAGCGGTCGAACGCGACGATGCGGCGGTGGAGGGATGGGTGAAGGAGACCTGGCCGCGGGCAAAGCCACTGCGGCGGCGCTCGGGGCATGGCTGGTCTTCGAGGACGAAGCCGCCGTCTCGACGACGTCGCACCGCGCACGCACCTGGGTGCCCAAAGGGGGCACACCGACGGTGCGGTTTAACGGGGCCTGGGCAGCGGTGCGGTCGCCGACATCCGCGGCGGTGACCATGACGCCCAGCAGCAGGCCGAGGGTGTCGACCACGACGTGCCGCTTGCGCCCGTTGATGTTCTTGCCGCCGTCGAAGCCGCGGCTGTCGGTGCCGACGACGGCGTCCGCCTTGACGGACTGCGAGTCGATCACGCCCGCCGTCGGCTCTGCGTCCCGGCCCAGCCTCATCCGGACCTGCGCGCGCAGCCGGTCATGGAACTCCTCGACCAGGGCGTGGTCGCGCCAGCGGCGGAAGAAGGCATATACCCGTTCCCACGGCGGGAAGTCGGCCGGCATCGCCCGCCACTTGATCCCGTTGTCCACGAGATACCGGACTGCGTCCAGCAGCGCGCGGTGGCAATACCCTTCCCGCCGGCCGCCCCGCCCGCGCATCCAGCCCGGCACCGGCAGCAGCGGCCGGACCTCGGCCCACTCCCAGTTCGACTGCCACCCCTCAAGATCGAAAAGAGGGGGAAGATGGTTGTCCAGTCCCAGTGTTCGGCGATGGCGCGTCCGGTCGGCACTGCGAGGACCAGGGATGCCGTGATGCCCATCACGACGGTCGAGACCGCGCGTGCACGGCGCTCGGCAGGCGCGAGGCGCACCGCGAGGCCCAGTGCTGTGACGACGATGAGACCGGTACTCGCTGCCATGACGACCCGGAGCGCCATGATCGTCAGTAGGGTGGGGCTCTGCCAGGACGCGATGTTCGTGGCCGCGAAGACGAGCAGAGCTGCCGATATGAGGAGGCGCCGTTCGACTCGCGCCGTCATCACGACAAGAACGGGCGTCAGCAGCCCGTACGCGAGAGCGAAGACGGTGACGAGCTGGCCTGCGGTCGCCTCATTGACTCCGAGCCCTTGGGCGACGAGGTCGAGCTGTCCCGTCAGGACGTATTCGGCGACTCCGGCCGTGAACGTTGCACAGGAGAGCACAGCGGTGATCAGCGGGGGACGGTGTTCTCCCGGGTTTCCAGGGTTGCGCATGGTGCTCAATTTCGTTTCGTAGAGGAGTGCTTGGAGCGCGCCCGCCGGGCGCTGGTAGGGACGAGGGGCCCCGTGGCTGTTGGAACCAGATCGTTCGTTTCAGCCACGAGGCCCCTCGCCCTGGCGGGCCGCTTCGGATCGCCGACCTCGGCGGCCAGGCGCCGGCTACAGGTACGTGGCCAGGAACGGCAGGACGACGTCGGCCATCTCGTCGGGTACTTCCTCTGCAAGGTCATGGCCGGCGTCGAAGGTGTGTCCGGTGACGTCGTGGGCCATGAGCCGCATCTGGGACTCGTTGCGGTCGCCGATGAACGCGGATCCGCCGAGGGCGAGGACCGGGATGTCCAGTTTCTTCTGTGCGGTCTGCCGGTTCTGTTCGGCGTCGACGAGCATGGCCCGGTAGATGGAGAGCATCGCGCGGATGCCGCCGGGCATGGAGTAGCAGCGCACGTATTCGTCGACCGCGTCGGGGGTGGCGCTGTCGGGGTGGCTGCGCTCGTACTTGATCATGTAGGTGATCAGCTCGCGCTCGTGTCCGGCGATCAGCATCTCGGGTATGTCCGGCTGGAAGTAAAAGCCCAGGTGCCACAGGTGCATGCCGCTGGAGACATTCTCGGGGGTGAGGGCTGTGTGGTCCTCGAAGCCGAATCCGGGGAACAGGGCCTCGGCGAACACGAGAGCGGTGACGTGGTCGCGGTGGCGGGCGGCGAGCTGGTAGCCGATCACCGCTCCCCAGTCCTCGCCCGCCACGGCGTATGTCTCGTGTCCGAGGTGGGTCATCAGCTCGGCGATGTCGTCGCTCATCGTCGCGGAGTCGTAGCCGTCCGAGGGGCGGGCGGAGTCGCCGAGACCGCGAAGGTCCGGCACGACGACGGTGTAGTGGGGCGTGAGCTTCGGGACGAGGTGGCGCCAGTGGTAGCCGGTCTTGGGCACGCCGTGCAGGAGCACTATTGCGGGGCCGGACCCGGCTGTGCGGTAGTGCAGACTCGTTCCGTTGACGGTGGCGCGGCCCGTGCGGACGGGCGTTCCGTCATGGTCGTACATCATGTTTTCCCACCTTCCTGGTGTCCTTCGCGATGCGGGTGTCAGCGGGCTTGCGGAGGGTCGACGAGGGTCACCAGGCGGCTCGGTCCGGTGCCGTCCGCGTTTGTCCGGGCAGCGGAACGGACGGCGGGGCGCAGGGTGACGTTCTCGGGGTAGAGCCGGCCGAGCAGGGCCAGGACGACGAGGTCGTCCTGGCCGGTGGCGTCCAGGGTGACCTCGCCTGCTTCAGACCACACCAGTCCCGGTGCGCGCAGGGTCGTCCACACGTTCGCGGTGCGGGGCGAGTCGTCGACCGGTGCGTCGCCCGCGGCGGGGTCCGGTCGGTGGGCGTAGCGGTGGCCGCGCAGGGCCTGGCCGAGGTCGACGCGGGCGGTGGTGCCGTCATGGGCGATCTCGATGCGGGCGGTGCGGGTCCCGTCGGCGACCGGCGCGGTGACGGTACGGGCGGAGAGCGGGCCGGTGGTCGTGGTGGCGGGCGGCAGGTCCTCGACGAGGGTGCGGGGTGCGGCGTAGTAGTCCTGCACCTCGGCGACATACGTGGCGGTTTCTTCGGTGGTCGGGTTGGGGCGCCAGGTCAGCAGGTGCCGGGGTGCGGTCAGGGGTGGCTGGTCGAGGACGGCGGGCAGGGCGGTGCCCCCGCCCGCCTCGAAGCCGTAGCCGGCCGGGCCGGAGGTGCCGGTGACGACGTTGCGAGCGAAGGCGACGATGCTGGTGTGCCGGATCTGGCGGACCAGGAGTTCGGTGAGGAACGCGTCGCGGGCCGGTTCGGTGTGCCGCAGTCCGGTTGGGGTGATCAGGAGCGGGACGTCTTGCCAGTTGGTGAAGGGCAGCAGGGCGTCGCGCAGCAGGACGATCTGGTGGAGCCACTCGTTGTAGAGCTGCATTGTGACGGGTCCGCCGCGTCGGCCGCGGAGCAGATCGGCTGCGGGAGGGGTGAGCAGGTGGCCGTAGCAGTGGCTGCGGACGACCAGCGGGCCGGCGGGCAGCGGTACCGGATCGGTGAGCAGCCTCTCCAGTGCCTTGGCGGACCATGAGGCGAGCTCCTGGCCGATGGTCTCGGCCTGCGCGCCCAGTTCGCGGGCTGCGGAGGCGGTGTCGGGGCCGATGGCCAGCGAGAGGGAGGTCTCCCGGGTGCCGAGGGTGAGTGTCGCACGGATCTGGTCCTCCAGCACCTCGCCGTCGGCGGTGGTGAGGGCGTTGTCATCGATGATGCCCTGCAGCAGTGGCTCGGTGGCGGTGAAGAAATCGCGGGCGGTCAGGGTGGCGCCGGCCGCGGGGAAGGTGTTCCAGCGGCTGCCGCCGAGAGCGGGCGTACTCGGGGTGGGTGCGGGGTGCATGGGTCCTCCGAAGTCTTCGATGAAGCGGTGGTGGGTGTCGTCGGACTCCGTGCCCGCGCGGGATCCGACGGCTTTTCTGGATCGCCTGATACAGATTTTGGGCATGGAAAAGTCAGTCGAGGGAGGCCAGCGCGACTTCCACGAGGGGTTCGAGGCTGCGGACGTCCGGCGTGATCTTCGAGGAGACCAGCAGTCCATTGAGGAAGGTGACGAGGAAGGCGGCGAGGGTGTGCGGGCCGTGCCGCGTCGCGATCTCGCCCCGCTCCGCCGCGACCCGCAGCACCTCGGCGAGCGCATCCCGGCTGGCGTCCTGCATGTCCCGCACGGTGCGCCGGGTCGCCGCATCCTCCGGCAGGCGCTCGCAGGCGGCGTTGACTACCAGGCAGCCCCGGCCGTTGTCCTCCACGGCGATCCGGACTCGCTCGACCAGCATCGCGCGGATCGCCGACCGGGCGTCCGTCCCTTCCTCCAGGCTGCGCAGGGCGGCCGCCGCGAGGGTAGTGCGGTAGTGCTCCAGCGCCGCCCGGTACAGGCCCTCCTTGTCGCCGAACGCGGCATACAGGGAGCCCTGCCCGATTCCCAGGTGCTGCGTCAGGTCGCGCACCGAGGTCGCCTCGTAGCCGCGCGTCCAGAACAGCTCCATCGCGCGGCTCACCGCCGCCTCGGTGTCGAACTCCCGGGTCCTTGCCATGGCCCCACCGTAACCTATCTGGATCGCACGCTCAAGAATGCGGAGACGGCGGCCAAGGTGTGCCGAGGTGCGGTGATCTTCAGCCCCGGACGGCCCCATCGCCGTCATCGGCACCCTTGCGGCCGTATGCCCGGGTTGTCGATCTGCTCACATCCCTCTCTTGCGCGCCATGCGAACACGGAGCAGCGGTCATGCCACGGGAATCAGCATTTTGACGAACACCATGGCGCGTATGTTGGGTGCGCCGCCGGCCTCTCCCAGCAGGGCTCCGGAGTAGGAGTGCCCTACGAGGAACCACGCCACTGTCCGGATGCGGCCGATCTTGTCGGAGACATACCCGAGCACTACGTTCGCGACGATGTTGCTCAGTGTCGGCGTCCCCCACACCGTTTGTCATTCGGGGGTGGACAGCCCGCTCGGCGGGACCGGATCTTGTCCTTGCCAAGTTGGCGTTCCAGCACGGTGATCTGGTGGCGCAGGGCGAGGATCTCGACGTCCTTGTCTCGATCGGCCATGGGCAGCAGGCGCAGCATC
This genomic interval from Streptomyces asiaticus contains the following:
- a CDS encoding winged helix-turn-helix domain-containing protein — translated: MRYAQGGGLTAERRRFRERIRYDVGERSARGEKNAVIAKDLRVSERSVERWRRSWREGGRQALSPTGPAKRPKVDDRDFVILEPLLRCGARAQGWPDERWTLSRMRLLIADQLGVLLSVRGVWELLRRHGWSCQRPARRAVERDDAAVEGWVKETWPRAKPLRRRSGHGWSSRTKPPSRRRRTAHAPGCPKGAHRRCGLTGPGQRCGRRHPRR
- a CDS encoding TetR/AcrR family transcriptional regulator, whose product is MARTREFDTEAAVSRAMELFWTRGYEATSVRDLTQHLGIGQGSLYAAFGDKEGLYRAALEHYRTTLAAAALRSLEEGTDARSAIRAMLVERVRIAVEDNGRGCLVVNAACERLPEDAATRRTVRDMQDASRDALAEVLRVAAERGEIATRHGPHTLAAFLVTFLNGLLVSSKITPDVRSLEPLVEVALASLD
- a CDS encoding alpha/beta fold hydrolase, producing MMYDHDGTPVRTGRATVNGTSLHYRTAGSGPAIVLLHGVPKTGYHWRHLVPKLTPHYTVVVPDLRGLGDSARPSDGYDSATMSDDIAELMTHLGHETYAVAGEDWGAVIGYQLAARHRDHVTALVFAEALFPGFGFEDHTALTPENVSSGMHLWHLGFYFQPDIPEMLIAGHERELITYMIKYERSHPDSATPDAVDEYVRCYSMPGGIRAMLSIYRAMLVDAEQNRQTAQKKLDIPVLALGGSAFIGDRNESQMRLMAHDVTGHTFDAGHDLAEEVPDEMADVVLPFLATYL